The Hirundo rustica isolate bHirRus1 chromosome 24, bHirRus1.pri.v3, whole genome shotgun sequence genome includes a window with the following:
- the SOX13 gene encoding transcription factor SOX-13: RLPPGFLGEGDAITKAIHDARQLLHGHGAAMEGSLGSPYRKEHGGADCSPVKERMDETPGHRLDEALLSCEMDGSRHFPESRNNNHIKRPMNAFMVWAKDERRKILQAFPDMHNSSISKILGSRWKSMSNQEKQPYYEEQARLSRQHLEKYPDYKYKPRPKRTCIVEGKRLRVGEYKALMRNRRQDARQGYLIGPQGSQVPPSSSEVLYPRPVGVQLPPPLLEHYLPRGVDPAMPVIVNTRSLKDGDAADDGHSVAEGDAYRYSDEEDSEGDDKSDGELVVLTD, from the exons CGTCTCCCGCCAGGATTCCTGGGGGAGGGCGATGCCATCACCAAAGCCATCCACGACGCGCGGCAGCTGCTGCACGGCCACGGCGCCGCCATGGAGGGGTCTCTGGGCAGCCCCTACCGCAAG GAGCACGGCGGGGCTGACTGCTCGCCGGTGAAGGAGCGGATGGACGAGACCCCCGGGCACCGGCTGGACgaggctctgctgagctgcGAGATGGACG GATCCCGGCACTTCCCGGAGTCCAGGAACAACAACCACATCAAGCGGCCCATGAACGCCTTCATGGTGTGGGCCAAGGACGAGCGGAGGAAGATCCTGCAGGCGTTCCCGGACATGCACAACTCCAGCATCAGCAAGATCCTGG GATCCCGCTGGAAATCCATGTCCAACCAGGAGAAGCAGCCGTACTACGAGGAGCAGGCGCGGCTGAGCCGGCAGCACCTGGAGAAGTACCCGGATTACAAGTACAAGCCGCGGCCCAAGCGCACCTGCATCGTGGAGGGCAAGCGGCTGCGCGTGGGCGAGTACAAGGCGCTGATGAGGAACCGGCGCCAGGACGCCAGGCAGGGATACCTGATAGG GCCGCAGGGCAGCCAGGTGCCCCCCAGCTCCTCGGAGGTGCTGTACCCGCGGCCCGTGGGCGTCCAGCTGCCCCCGCCCCTGCTGGAGCATTACCTGCCCCGCGGCGTGGACCCCGCCATGCCCGTCATCGTCAACACCCGCAGCCTCAAGGACGGCGACGCCGCTGACGACGGGCACTCGGTGGCCGAGGGCGACGCGTACCGCTACAGCGACGAGGAGGACTCGGAGGGCGACGACAAGAGTGACGGCGAGCTGGTGGTGCTGACGGactga
- the SNRPE gene encoding small nuclear ribonucleoprotein E produces MAYRGQGQKVQKVMVQPINLIFRYLQNRSRIQVWLYEQVNMRIEGCIIGFDEYMNLVLDDAEEIHSKTKSRKQLGRIMLKGDNITLLQSVSS; encoded by the exons ATGGCGTACCGCGGGCAGGGCCAGAAGGTGCAGAAGGTGATGGTGCAGCCCATC AACCTCATCTTCCGCTACCTGCAGAAC agatccaggatccaggtgTGGCTCTACGAGCAGGTGAACATGAGGATAGAAGGCTGCATCATC ggctttGATGAGTACATGAACCTGGTGCTGGACGATGCTGAGGAGATTCACTCCAAAACCAAGTCCAGGAAGCAGCTGG GTCGGATCATGCTGAAGGGGGACAACATCACCCTGCTGCAGAGCGTCTCCAGTTAG
- the ZC3H11A gene encoding zinc finger CCCH domain-containing protein 11A isoform X2, with amino-acid sequence MSNQGDDCYFYFYSTCNKGDSCSFRHCEAALGSETVCTLWQEGRCFRNVCRFRHMEIDKKRSEIACYWENQPGGCQKHNCAFHHTKGRYVDGLFLPPSKTTLPSPAEAAEDEVKMVQLQQSKLSVQSNPSPQLRGVMKVENSENVPSPTHPPVVINAADDDEDDDDQLSEEGEETKAPVQPPPTEAHNGLRVISTRKSNPSAKQDDNLNFGIKTLEEIKLKKLKEKAKKQEGPSGVAVEPLQARSIPVPEKENVRTVLRTVTLSSKEGEDPVIQLNLPDRLGRRKTVIGGKTFLPLRRNVADRLGRKAELQENADKAPRRGTVQVLKSLKERLGLPSEQSSTETDKATKPIEEIRVKTLEEIRLEKANQRRGEPPAKIPGEGRRGEDPGAGARPSPAARTKSLAGALAEKNHKRSGEEKEKAEEFPSRARAEAEPRRQSVAVPGRAEPARPKGAGELRIKTLEEIKREKALRMQQSGENVPAAPAPPEAALRGRKLLRVTKLLAPGREEKMIVELNKPSLKEGCASAENSGNSGIQVKSLEEIMWEKRQLKQRQEEKLQKGSGAIPAEKQEKNKDKSPESAVGSAQQLGRRRLGKLQEDGVGSPEKDPGKKGAQLPERKTRAKSRVCLKPLDAKATPKQPLKRKGPEGPPPAVVAVKPLGATSGDIPEPSAKVVVPTSPEDSPGSNPRGENSQSSPKLQAGSRGDSPAQSEGSGSGSGSSSLEAPVKLRRLSSAGAAKPALSVEDDFEKLIWEISGGKLEAEIDLDPGKDEDDLLLELSEMIDS; translated from the exons ATGTCCAACCAGGGAGACGACTGCTACTTCTACTTCTACTCCACCTGCAACAAG gGAGATTCCTGTTCCTTCCGGCACTGCGAGGCCGCCCTGGGCAGCGAGACCGTCTGCACGCTGTGGCAGGAGGGGCGGTGCTTTAGGAATGTCTGCAGGTTCAGGCACATGGAAATCGAT AAAAAGCGGAGTGAGATCGCCTGCTACTGGGAGAACCAACCTGGAGGCTGCCAGAAGCACAACTGTGCTTTCCACCACACCAAGGGACGCTACGTGGACGGGCTCTTCCTTCCCCCCAGCAAAA CCACTCTGCCGAGCCCCGCCGAGGCCGCCGAGGACGAGGTGAAGatggtgcagctgcagcagagcaagcTCTCCGTTCAGTCCAACCCGTCCCCGCAGCTGCGGGGCGTGATGAAAGTGGAGAACTCGGAGAATGTCCCCAGCCCCACGCACCCCCCCGTGGTCATCAACGCCGCAGATGACGATGAGGATGATGACG ACCAGCTTtctgaagaaggagaagaaaccAAAGCCCCGGTCCAGCCACCACCCACAGAAGCCCACAACGGACTGAGGGTGATTTCCACCAGGAAATCCAATCCCAGTGCAAAGCAAG ATGACAACTTAAATTTTGGGATAAAAACCTTGGAAGAGATCAAATTGAAGAAACTCaaggaaaaagccaaaaaacaag AAGGTCCCTCAGGAGTGGCTGtggagcccctccaggcccGGAGCATTCCCGTGCCAGAGAAGGAGAACGTCCGGACCGTGCTGAGAACTGTGACCCTCTCCTCCAAGGAAG GGGAGGACCCCGTGATCCAGCTGAATCTTCCTGACAGACTGGGAAGAAGGAAGACCGTCATAG GTGGGAAAACTTTCCTTCCCCTGAGGAGGAACGTTGCTGacaggctggggaggaaggcagagctgcaggagaacGCTGACAAAGCCCCGAGGAGAGGCACAG tgcaAGTCCTGAAGTCCCTGAAggagaggctggggctgccctctgagcagagcagcaccgAGACAG ACAAAGCCACCAAGCCCATCGAGGAGATCCGGGTGAAAACCCTGGAGGAGATCCGGCTGGAAAAAGCCAACCAGAGGCGAGGGGAGCCGCCAGCCAAAATCCCgggggaaggcaggagaggcGAGGATCCCGGCGCGGGAGCCAGACCCTCCCCAGCCGCCCGCACCAAATCCCTGGCGGGAGCGCTGGCCGAGAAGAACCACAAACGGTcgggagaggagaaggagaaggccGAGGAGTTCCCCAGCAGGGCCCGGGCGGAGGCCGAGCCCCGCAGGCAGAGCGTGGCCGTGCCGGGCAGGGCGGAGCCGGCCAGGCCCAAGGGCGCCGGGGAGCTGCGCATCAAAACCCTGGAGGAGATCAAGCGGGAGAAGGCGCTGAGGATGCAGCAGAGCGGGGAGAACGTTCCCGCTGCTCCCGCCCCGCCCGAGGCCGCCCTCAGGGGACGGAAGCTGCTCCGCGTCACCAAGCTCCTAG cgcctggaagagaggagaagatgATCGTGGAGCTGAACAAACCTTCCCTCAAGGAGGGCTGTGCATCTGCTGAG aatTCAGGGAATTCTGGCATTCAGGTGAAGAGCCTGGAGGAAATCATGTGGGAGAAGCGTCAGCTGAAACAGCGCCAGGAGGAGAAACTGCAGAAAGGATCCGGGGCAATTCCAGctgaaaaacaggagaaaaacaaggaTAAAAGCCCCGAGTCTGCTGTGGGATCAGcgcagcagctgggcaggaggaggctgggaaaactccaggaggatGGAGTGGGAAGCCcggagaaggatccagggaaaaAGGGAGCTCAGCTGCCCGAGAGGAAAACCAGAG CCAAATCCAGGGTGTGCCTGAAGCCCCTGGATGCCAAGGCCACGCCCAAGCAGCCGCTGAAGAGGAAGGGTCCCGAGGGGCCCCCCCCCGCCGTGGTGGCCGTGAAGCCGCTGGGGGCCACCAGCGGGGACATCCCGGAGCCCTCGGCCAAG GTTGTTGTTCCCACTTCTCCAGAGGACAGCCCGGGCTCCAACCCTCGGGGagagaattcccagagcag CCCCaagctgcaggctgggagccGGGGGGATTCCCCGGCGCAGTCGGAGGGgtcgggatcgggatcgggatcctCCTCCCTGGAGGCTCCGGTGAAGCTGCGGCGCCTCAGCTCGGCCGGCGCCGCCAAACCCGCGCTGTCGGTGGAGGACGACTTCGAGAAGCTCATCTGGGAGATCTCCGGGGGAAAACTGGAAGCAGAAATCGACCTGGATCCCGGGAAGGACGAGGATGATCTCCTGCTGGAACTCTCGGAGATGATTGACAGCTGA
- the ZC3H11A gene encoding zinc finger CCCH domain-containing protein 11A isoform X1, with the protein MSNQGDDCYFYFYSTCNKGDSCSFRHCEAALGSETVCTLWQEGRCFRNVCRFRHMEIDKKRSEIACYWENQPGGCQKHNCAFHHTKGRYVDGLFLPPSKTTLPSPAEAAEDEVKMVQLQQSKLSVQSNPSPQLRGVMKVENSENVPSPTHPPVVINAADDDEDDDDQLSEEGEETKAPVQPPPTEAHNGLRVISTRKSNPSAKQDDNLNFGIKTLEEIKLKKLKEKAKKQGEGPSGVAVEPLQARSIPVPEKENVRTVLRTVTLSSKEGEDPVIQLNLPDRLGRRKTVIGGKTFLPLRRNVADRLGRKAELQENADKAPRRGTVQVLKSLKERLGLPSEQSSTETDKATKPIEEIRVKTLEEIRLEKANQRRGEPPAKIPGEGRRGEDPGAGARPSPAARTKSLAGALAEKNHKRSGEEKEKAEEFPSRARAEAEPRRQSVAVPGRAEPARPKGAGELRIKTLEEIKREKALRMQQSGENVPAAPAPPEAALRGRKLLRVTKLLAPGREEKMIVELNKPSLKEGCASAENSGNSGIQVKSLEEIMWEKRQLKQRQEEKLQKGSGAIPAEKQEKNKDKSPESAVGSAQQLGRRRLGKLQEDGVGSPEKDPGKKGAQLPERKTRAKSRVCLKPLDAKATPKQPLKRKGPEGPPPAVVAVKPLGATSGDIPEPSAKVVVPTSPEDSPGSNPRGENSQSSPKLQAGSRGDSPAQSEGSGSGSGSSSLEAPVKLRRLSSAGAAKPALSVEDDFEKLIWEISGGKLEAEIDLDPGKDEDDLLLELSEMIDS; encoded by the exons ATGTCCAACCAGGGAGACGACTGCTACTTCTACTTCTACTCCACCTGCAACAAG gGAGATTCCTGTTCCTTCCGGCACTGCGAGGCCGCCCTGGGCAGCGAGACCGTCTGCACGCTGTGGCAGGAGGGGCGGTGCTTTAGGAATGTCTGCAGGTTCAGGCACATGGAAATCGAT AAAAAGCGGAGTGAGATCGCCTGCTACTGGGAGAACCAACCTGGAGGCTGCCAGAAGCACAACTGTGCTTTCCACCACACCAAGGGACGCTACGTGGACGGGCTCTTCCTTCCCCCCAGCAAAA CCACTCTGCCGAGCCCCGCCGAGGCCGCCGAGGACGAGGTGAAGatggtgcagctgcagcagagcaagcTCTCCGTTCAGTCCAACCCGTCCCCGCAGCTGCGGGGCGTGATGAAAGTGGAGAACTCGGAGAATGTCCCCAGCCCCACGCACCCCCCCGTGGTCATCAACGCCGCAGATGACGATGAGGATGATGACG ACCAGCTTtctgaagaaggagaagaaaccAAAGCCCCGGTCCAGCCACCACCCACAGAAGCCCACAACGGACTGAGGGTGATTTCCACCAGGAAATCCAATCCCAGTGCAAAGCAAG ATGACAACTTAAATTTTGGGATAAAAACCTTGGAAGAGATCAAATTGAAGAAACTCaaggaaaaagccaaaaaacaagGTG AAGGTCCCTCAGGAGTGGCTGtggagcccctccaggcccGGAGCATTCCCGTGCCAGAGAAGGAGAACGTCCGGACCGTGCTGAGAACTGTGACCCTCTCCTCCAAGGAAG GGGAGGACCCCGTGATCCAGCTGAATCTTCCTGACAGACTGGGAAGAAGGAAGACCGTCATAG GTGGGAAAACTTTCCTTCCCCTGAGGAGGAACGTTGCTGacaggctggggaggaaggcagagctgcaggagaacGCTGACAAAGCCCCGAGGAGAGGCACAG tgcaAGTCCTGAAGTCCCTGAAggagaggctggggctgccctctgagcagagcagcaccgAGACAG ACAAAGCCACCAAGCCCATCGAGGAGATCCGGGTGAAAACCCTGGAGGAGATCCGGCTGGAAAAAGCCAACCAGAGGCGAGGGGAGCCGCCAGCCAAAATCCCgggggaaggcaggagaggcGAGGATCCCGGCGCGGGAGCCAGACCCTCCCCAGCCGCCCGCACCAAATCCCTGGCGGGAGCGCTGGCCGAGAAGAACCACAAACGGTcgggagaggagaaggagaaggccGAGGAGTTCCCCAGCAGGGCCCGGGCGGAGGCCGAGCCCCGCAGGCAGAGCGTGGCCGTGCCGGGCAGGGCGGAGCCGGCCAGGCCCAAGGGCGCCGGGGAGCTGCGCATCAAAACCCTGGAGGAGATCAAGCGGGAGAAGGCGCTGAGGATGCAGCAGAGCGGGGAGAACGTTCCCGCTGCTCCCGCCCCGCCCGAGGCCGCCCTCAGGGGACGGAAGCTGCTCCGCGTCACCAAGCTCCTAG cgcctggaagagaggagaagatgATCGTGGAGCTGAACAAACCTTCCCTCAAGGAGGGCTGTGCATCTGCTGAG aatTCAGGGAATTCTGGCATTCAGGTGAAGAGCCTGGAGGAAATCATGTGGGAGAAGCGTCAGCTGAAACAGCGCCAGGAGGAGAAACTGCAGAAAGGATCCGGGGCAATTCCAGctgaaaaacaggagaaaaacaaggaTAAAAGCCCCGAGTCTGCTGTGGGATCAGcgcagcagctgggcaggaggaggctgggaaaactccaggaggatGGAGTGGGAAGCCcggagaaggatccagggaaaaAGGGAGCTCAGCTGCCCGAGAGGAAAACCAGAG CCAAATCCAGGGTGTGCCTGAAGCCCCTGGATGCCAAGGCCACGCCCAAGCAGCCGCTGAAGAGGAAGGGTCCCGAGGGGCCCCCCCCCGCCGTGGTGGCCGTGAAGCCGCTGGGGGCCACCAGCGGGGACATCCCGGAGCCCTCGGCCAAG GTTGTTGTTCCCACTTCTCCAGAGGACAGCCCGGGCTCCAACCCTCGGGGagagaattcccagagcag CCCCaagctgcaggctgggagccGGGGGGATTCCCCGGCGCAGTCGGAGGGgtcgggatcgggatcgggatcctCCTCCCTGGAGGCTCCGGTGAAGCTGCGGCGCCTCAGCTCGGCCGGCGCCGCCAAACCCGCGCTGTCGGTGGAGGACGACTTCGAGAAGCTCATCTGGGAGATCTCCGGGGGAAAACTGGAAGCAGAAATCGACCTGGATCCCGGGAAGGACGAGGATGATCTCCTGCTGGAACTCTCGGAGATGATTGACAGCTGA